In Methanosphaera sp. ISO3-F5, a genomic segment contains:
- a CDS encoding Ig-like domain-containing protein — translation MIKMINKKIKCVILLFIIILLLIGIVNATEVSDDGKTNTISKEKIVPIEKNITTTKQKMKNNIQEKKINKNKRDNSVKKEDNNSSNTTNTTKKKTAISLLLNKNKAAYMEDYKIYGYLKEIDENPISNETITLTVDEINYDLTTDKNGRFDLNMRVYDIWLKKYDDMNFHINASFKGNNLYYSSTNKTKLAITTFNTEIKIVKEKTRYMDNEPIKIKGSLRVADNGWGIANQTIELTLKYYDYPDSYEEYYSVKTDKNGVYTLTITPFRRGNYELEAYYNGTKKYMETYSIYYQFFVSSAIETTIKIYPYNNVSATQSKNDNLVCIGQIRDKYNKTVTNQNITKVRVYQNLDMGIENEDVLDIEKEVNITPDKNGEFIITIPYKELNNWSQKSNYYVIELISGETKKYMTSTTKKKYDFTKKSKITIENIPNIDFGKNIQIKGKASNNNKSIQNGTVKLLINNQIYTTKINKGTYNFTYKTTKTGLNNITAVYCGDSNNAPTSVKTTFNVKKNTNITLPALKQKIYKENITIIGKLKDTNGIIIKNATIKVKINTKTYTAKTSNKGVYTVKVVANKVGINNVTVTYAGNKYYKAVTKKTTFKTVARATKLTVNKISTKTKGKKVKITGKLTDSFKSPVINSLVKIKINKKTALVKTNKQGVYTYNYKTITKGTNTVTVTFVGSTNYKKTTAKTIFKVK, via the coding sequence ATGATTAAAATGATAAATAAGAAAATTAAATGTGTGATACTACTTTTCATAATCATACTACTACTAATAGGTATAGTTAATGCAACTGAAGTATCTGATGATGGTAAAACAAACACGATATCAAAAGAAAAAATAGTACCAATCGAAAAGAACATTACAACAACAAAACAAAAAATGAAAAACAACATACAAGAAAAGAAAATAAACAAAAATAAAAGAGATAATTCTGTAAAAAAAGAGGATAATAATAGTTCAAATACAACAAACACAACTAAAAAAAAGACAGCCATATCTCTTTTATTAAATAAAAATAAAGCAGCATATATGGAAGATTATAAAATATACGGGTACTTAAAAGAAATTGATGAAAATCCAATATCAAATGAAACAATAACCCTAACTGTAGACGAAATAAACTATGATTTAACAACGGATAAAAATGGACGATTCGATCTTAATATGCGAGTCTATGATATATGGTTAAAAAAATATGATGATATGAATTTTCATATAAACGCTTCATTTAAAGGTAATAATTTATATTACTCCTCAACAAACAAAACCAAGTTAGCAATAACAACATTCAACACTGAAATAAAAATAGTCAAAGAAAAAACTCGATACATGGATAATGAACCAATAAAAATCAAAGGAAGTTTACGAGTAGCAGACAATGGATGGGGAATAGCAAATCAAACAATAGAACTAACCTTGAAATATTATGATTATCCAGATTCTTATGAAGAATATTACAGTGTTAAAACAGACAAAAACGGAGTATACACATTAACAATAACACCATTTAGACGAGGAAACTATGAATTAGAAGCATATTATAATGGAACAAAAAAATATATGGAAACATATAGTATTTATTATCAATTTTTTGTTTCTAGTGCTATAGAAACTACTATTAAAATATATCCATACAATAATGTTTCAGCTACACAATCAAAAAATGATAATCTAGTATGCATAGGACAAATACGAGATAAATATAATAAAACAGTGACAAATCAAAACATCACAAAAGTAAGAGTATACCAAAATTTAGATATGGGAATTGAAAATGAGGATGTTCTAGATATAGAAAAAGAAGTTAATATAACACCTGATAAAAATGGTGAGTTCATTATAACAATACCCTACAAAGAGTTAAATAATTGGAGTCAAAAATCTAATTATTATGTAATTGAGCTTATCTCCGGTGAAACAAAAAAATATATGACATCAACCACTAAGAAAAAATATGACTTTACAAAAAAATCAAAAATAACCATAGAAAATATTCCAAACATAGATTTTGGAAAAAATATCCAAATAAAAGGTAAAGCAAGCAATAACAATAAGTCAATCCAAAATGGAACTGTTAAATTATTAATCAATAATCAAATATATACAACCAAAATAAATAAGGGCACATATAACTTCACATACAAAACTACAAAAACAGGATTAAATAACATAACCGCAGTATACTGCGGAGATTCAAATAATGCACCAACCTCCGTAAAAACAACATTTAATGTTAAAAAAAATACAAATATTACCTTACCAGCACTTAAACAAAAAATATACAAGGAAAATATTACAATAATAGGAAAACTCAAAGACACAAACGGAATCATAATCAAAAATGCTACAATCAAGGTAAAAATAAACACGAAAACATACACAGCTAAAACCAGTAACAAAGGAGTATACACAGTCAAAGTAGTGGCTAATAAGGTAGGAATCAATAATGTAACTGTTACATATGCAGGCAATAAATACTACAAAGCAGTAACAAAGAAAACTACATTCAAAACAGTAGCACGTGCAACCAAACTAACAGTAAACAAGATAAGCACAAAAACCAAGGGCAAAAAAGTAAAAATAACAGGTAAATTAACCGATAGCTTCAAGTCACCAGTCATTAACAGTCTAGTGAAAATTAAAATCAACAAGAAAACAGCGCTTGTTAAAACAAATAAACAGGGTGTTTACACATACAATTATAAAACAATCACCAAAGGCACTAATACGGTAACAGTAACATTTGTCGGTAGTACTAACTATAAAAAAACTACTGCTAAGACTATTTTTAAAGTTAAATAG